A stretch of the Carassius carassius chromosome 50, fCarCar2.1, whole genome shotgun sequence genome encodes the following:
- the LOC132133178 gene encoding EF-hand calcium-binding domain-containing protein 4A-like yields MSCWLKDGVVLEGTGSGQMSPRSRLRSPLPSRTARLHSSNDVTSPDSDTQDRMSKAKELFELCDKERKGFITNRDMQWLQQELPLSHEQLESVFESLDRDRNGYLTPLEFHTGLGELVGSGPEERSRSRDGEMAGEERVEPMENRFTHILMELGADKLFKDQWELCTLWCELQRDKPELLDVLEEVLSHTVSNLQDALKERDNLEQALHRREEDHDRVVRSMYEDMESQLKEEREKRQALDSMKQGVKKEQLLQELRMREQELEFTLTKQRELENRINTLSSDQIDTRGENRRLQNINQQLQDQLEQSREELQHALSQLQQLQNTIKQQQRGKEREVLKVSRNMQKERESLMRQLDLLRDMNKRLRDDKDAQQTQKMVSQKQPFTPCPPCCCVHAFSQRERSIYPY; encoded by the exons ATGTCCTGCTGGTTGAAGGACGGTGTGGTGTTGGAGGGGACAGGCAGTGGTCAGATGTCGCCCCGCTCCAGATTGCGAAGCCCCTTGCCGAGTCGGACGGCGAGATTACATTCATCTAATGATGTGACCTCTCCTGACTCAGACACACAGGACAGAATGAGCAAAGCTAAAGAGCTCTTTGAGCTCTGTGATAAGGAGAGGAAAGGATTCATCACCAACAGAGACATGCAG TGGCTTCAGCAAGAGCTTCCTCTGTCTCATGAGCAGCTGGAATCAGTGTTTGAGAGTTTGGACAGAGACAGAAATGGTTACCTCACACCCCTCGAGTTCCACACGGGCCTAG GAGAGCTTGTTGGTTCTGGGCCAGAGGAGAGATCGAGGAGCAGAGATGGAGAGATGGCTGGAGAAGAGAGAGTAGAGCCGATGGAGAACCGATTCACACATATCCTCATGGAGCTGGGAGCTGATAAACTCTTCAAAGA TCAGTGGGAGCTGTGTACTCTGTGGTGTGAGCTCCAGAGGGACAAACCTGAGCTGTTGGATGTTTTGGAGGAGGTTCTCTCCCACACTGTGTCTAATCTTCAGGACGCACTtaaagagagagacaatttagAACAGGCACTGCACAG GAGAGAGGAAGATCATGACAGAGTGGTTCGGTCCATGTATGAAGACATGGAGAGTCAGttaaaagaagagagagagaaaagacaaGCTCTG GACAGCATGAAGCAAGGAGTCAAGAAAGAGCAGTTATTGCAGGAGTTGCGTATGCGAGAACAAGAACTTGAGTTCACGCTCACCAAACAGAGAGAG TTGGAGAACAGGATTAACACTCTGAGCAGTGATCAAATTGACACTCGAGGGGAGAACCGCAGACTGCAGAACATCAACCAGCAGCTGCAGGATCAACTGGAGCAGAGCCGAGAGGAGCTTCAGCACGCTTTGAGCCAACTACAACAGCTACAGAACACCATCAAACAACAGCAGAGGGGCAAAGAGAG AGAAGTCCTGAAAGTGTCCCGAAACATGCAGAAGGAACGAGAAAGCCTCATGAGACAGCTGGATCTTCTCAG AGACATGAACAAGCGTCTTCGGGATGATAAAGATGCccaacagacacagaagatggTTAGTCAAAAACAGCCCTTCACTCCTTGCCCACCGTGCTGCTGTGTTCATGCCTTCTCACAGAGGGAGCGCTCTATTTACCCATATTAA